A single window of Cygnus olor isolate bCygOlo1 chromosome 10, bCygOlo1.pri.v2, whole genome shotgun sequence DNA harbors:
- the UCN3 gene encoding urocortin-3 isoform X2, whose amino-acid sequence MGTKGLLQGLPKRSDHNSVEGSEPDQATLLLEESMRKAFPWLASPGAGGHAPVKKSSAAKKVSLSLDVPTHILKILLDLAREKELQAKAAANAELMARIGRRR is encoded by the coding sequence ATGGGCAccaaggggctgctgcagggtcTCCCCAAAAGAAGCGACCACAACTCCGTGGAAGGCTCCGAGCCGGACCAAGCCACCCTGCTGCTAGAGGAGTCCATGAGAAAAGCCTTCCCCTGGCTGgcgagccccggggccggcgggcaCGCGCCGGTAAAAAAGAGCAGCGCGGCGAAaaaggtgtccctgtccctcgACGTCCCCACGCACATCCTGAAAATCCTGCTCGACCTGGCCAGGGAGAAGGAGCTGCAAGCCAAGGCGGCCGCCAACGCCGAGCTGATGGCCCGCATCGGGCGCAGGAGGTGA
- the UCN3 gene encoding urocortin-3 isoform X1: protein MAALCRRVLLPVLLLPWVSTGQGLSLPWDPAVPDAPARFPWDGGEPAAWENMGTKGLLQGLPKRSDHNSVEGSEPDQATLLLEESMRKAFPWLASPGAGGHAPVKKSSAAKKVSLSLDVPTHILKILLDLAREKELQAKAAANAELMARIGRRR from the exons ATG GCTGCGCTGTGCcgcagggtgctgctgcccgtcctgctgctgccctgggtgaGCAccgggcaggggctgagcctcCCGTGGGACCCGGCGGTGCCCGACGCACCGGCACGCTTCCCCTGGGACGGGGGCGAGCCGGCTGCCTGGGAAAACATGGGCAccaaggggctgctgcagggtcTCCCCAAAAGAAGCGACCACAACTCCGTGGAAGGCTCCGAGCCGGACCAAGCCACCCTGCTGCTAGAGGAGTCCATGAGAAAAGCCTTCCCCTGGCTGgcgagccccggggccggcgggcaCGCGCCGGTAAAAAAGAGCAGCGCGGCGAAaaaggtgtccctgtccctcgACGTCCCCACGCACATCCTGAAAATCCTGCTCGACCTGGCCAGGGAGAAGGAGCTGCAAGCCAAGGCGGCCGCCAACGCCGAGCTGATGGCCCGCATCGGGCGCAGGAGGTGA